In Juglans regia cultivar Chandler chromosome 5, Walnut 2.0, whole genome shotgun sequence, the following are encoded in one genomic region:
- the LOC108990190 gene encoding cationic amino acid transporter 9, chloroplastic: protein MGGKESSRNSSSNSYSSSSSSWLSHFWSSARRTKPLVYPSEASIRASSIDGLIRRLGLFELILIGVGASIGAGIFVVTGTVARDTGPGVTISFVLAGASCVLNALCYAELASRFPALVGGAYLYTYTAFNELTAFLVFAQLMLDYHIGAASIARSLASYVVTILELFPFFKGIPSWIGSGEEILGGTLSINVLAPILLTLLTIVLCRGVGESSALNSFMTVLKVVIVIIVISVGAFEIDVSNWSPFAPNGVEAILTGATVVFFAYVGFDAVANSAEEAKRPQRDLPIGIMASLLICITLYIGVCLVITGMVPYKFLGEDAPLAEAFASKGLKYVSVLISIGAVAGLTTTLLVGLYVQSRLYLGLGRDGLLPSIFAKVHPKLHTPIHSQVWVGIVAGVLAGLFNVHVLSHILSVGTLTGYSVVSACVVALRWKDKTESQVSSSSWREGLLCLITVAFCGFGAGLLYRVNASFIFLILAVIVGIIALLALYFRQVYAEPPGFSCPWVPILPVVCIFFNLFLFAQLHHEAWVRFVILSIITVGVYAFYGQYHADPSSEETVIYHRAPREDA from the exons ATGGGAGGTAAGGAGAGTAGCAGAAACTCTTCTTCTAATTCTTattcgtcttcgtcttcgtcttgGCTGTCTCATTTCTGGTCCTCGGCGCGTAGAACCAAGCCCCTGGTTTATCCGTCGGAAGCCTCCATCCGTGCAAGCTCTATCGATGGACTCATCCGCCGCCTCGGCTTGTTCGAGCTCATACTCATCGGCGTCGGCGCTTCCATCGGTGCCGGAATCTTCGTTGTCACCGGAACCGTCGCTCGAGACACCGGACCCG GAGTCACAATAAGTTTTGTCCTTGCTGGAGCATCGTGTGTGTTAAATGCGCTCTGTTATGCCGAGCTAGCTTCTCGATTCCCCGCTCTTGTTGGGGGAGCATACTTGTATACATACACAGCCTTCAATGAACTTACTGCTTTTCTCGTATTTGCACAATTAATGCTCGATTATCATATAGGGGCAGCTAGCATAGCACGAAGTCTAGCAAGCTATGTAGTTACTATTCTAGagctctttccctttttcaaaGGCATTCCAAGCTGGATTGGCAGTGGTGAAGAGATTCTTGGAGGAACTCTGTCTATCAATGTATTAGCTCCAATTCTCCTTACGCTCTTGACTATAGTGCTTTGTCGGGGTGTTGGAGAATCCTCTGCTTTAAACTCATTCATGACTGTGCTAAAG GTCGTCATTGTTATTATTGTCATATCTGTCGGTGCATTTGAGATTGATGTTTCAAATTGGTCCCCTTTTGCTCCAAATGGTGTTGAAGCAATACTGACTGGAGCTACTGTAGTTTTCTTTGCTTATGTTGGATTTGATGCAGTTGCTAATTCTGCTGAAGAAGCCAAAAGACCTCAG CGGGATTTGCCAATAGGCATCATGGCAAGCCTTCTTATATGTATTACATTGTACATTGGTGTCTGTTTAGTGATCACTGGAATGGTACCTTACAAGTTCCTTGGGGAAGATGCTCCTTTGGCAGAAGCTTTTGCATCCAAGGGCTTGAAATATGTTTCTGTTTTGATTAGTATTGGTGCCGTTGCTGGACTTACAACAACCCTTCTAGTTGGGCTTTATGTTCAG TCTCGGTTATACCTTGGGCTTGGAAGGGATGGTTTACTACCTTCAATATTTGCTAAAGTACACCCAAAGCTCCACACACCTATTCATTCTCAGGTCTGGGTTGGTATTGTTGCTGGCGTTTTGGCAGGGCTATTTAATGTGCATGTGCTCTCACACATACTTTCGGTGGGCACATTG ACAGGCTATTCTGTTGTCTCGGCATGTGTGGTAGCGCTTCGCTGGAAAGATAAGACAGAGAGTCAAGTGTCATCTTCATCCTGGCGGGAAGGTCTCTTATGCCTAATTACGGTCGCCTTCTGTGGTTTTGGTGCTGGACTACTCTACCGAGTCAATGCTTCATTTATCTTTCTGATTCTAGCTGTCATTGTGGGAATTATTGCCCTTCTTGCTCTTTATTTCCGCCAA GTCTATGCAGAGCCACCGGGGTTTTCTTGTCCTTGGGTTCCCATTTTGCCGGTTGTTTGCATCTTCTTCAACTTGTTCCTATTTGCTCAG TTACACCATGAAGCATGGGTGAGATTTGTCATCCTTAGCATTATTACGGTTGGAGTTTATGCATTTTATGGGCAGTATCATGCTGATCCGAGTTCAGAAGAGACTGTTATTTATCATAGGGCACCTCGAGAAGATGCTTGA
- the LOC108990198 gene encoding peptidyl-prolyl cis-trans isomerase FKBP20-2, chloroplastic, which produces MLLTCSAPSFMSKPTFPHRTLSAGNVLGTFHTQKKQIVHCFSIHRLKDQSAKTSYLSYCDENLRRRLLLFVSVTTALFPALSSSGKTKSKNPYDEKRLLEQNKRVQKENNAPEDFPAFIREGFQVNVVTPENYIKSDSGLIYRDFEVGKGDCPKDGQQVTFHYVGYNESGRRIDSTYLQGSPAKIRLGNNALVPGFEQGIREMRPGGKRRIIIPPELGPPVGPSTFFSSKQFEVFDVELLSVQDCQRRTIGFYSDVVCN; this is translated from the exons ATGCTGCTTACTTGCTCTGCTCCCTCTTTCATGTCCAAGCCTACTTTTCCtc ACAGAACGCTTTCAGCAGGTAACGTGCTTGGAACTTTCCATACTCAGAAAAAGCAAATAGTGCATTGCTTCTCAATTCACAGGTTGAAAGATCAAAG CGCAAAAACTAGTTATTTATCATACTGTGATGAGAACTTGAGGCGGAGGCTTCTCCTATTCGTTTCGGTCACAACAGCCTTGTTTCCAGCTTTATCTTCTTCTGGAAAGACAAAGAGTAAGAATCCCTATGATGAAAAACGCTTGCTAGAACAAAATAAGCGGGTACAGAAAGAAAACAATGCACCTGAAGACTTTCCAGCTTTTATTAGAGAAG GATTTCAGGTTAATGTAGTGACACCAGAGAACTACATTAAGAGTGACTCGGGGCTTATATACCGGGATTTTGAAGTTGGTAAAGGTGATTGCCCAAAGGATGGTCAACAG GTGACTTTTCACTATGTTGGCTATAATGAGTCAGGTCGCCGTATTGACAGCACATACCTACAGGGTTCCCCGGCGAAAATCCGCTTGGGCAATAATGCATTGGTCCCAG GATTTGAGCAAGGGATTCGAGAAATGAGACCTGGGGGAAAGAGAAGAATAATCATTCCACCAGAACTTGGACCACCT GTTGGGCCTTCCACCTTCTTCAGCTCAAAACAGTTTGAAGTTTTTGATGTGGAGCTGCTTAGCGTTCAGGACTGTCAAAGGAGGACCATCGGTTTTTACTCCGATGTTGTGTGCAATTAA
- the LOC108990182 gene encoding L-type lectin-domain containing receptor kinase IX.1-like encodes MDYRSLCSLLLLCVLFSCFSFTASMVNFSFPSFPPNDNNITVLPSATRAVVDGHSSIRLTDNQIRGDVFNDTSRAYYRQPIQLWNPITNITTNFTTYFEFVINFIDSSSSNLSSGGIAFFLTSEDSLDIPENSFGGWMGLFNETTDGNPSNHMVAVEFDTYQDPWDPSNNHVGINVNSIVSRTNLTWSNTMVSGDILGATVSYDGTSKNLKVVLNDPDVPMMANASLNLTLNVNLRDLLPEKVIVGFSASTGQAIPIQVLRSWNFSSTLDLDTIAIPDGGNSKVWLAGLIIGVVLLVAGMSFVFWILRRNTKRKEVADDDDDDDEKYIIDPMDDDLIEGTGPKRFAYKDLAMATDNFSEEGKLGQGGFGGVYKGFLAELNIEIAVKKISSSSSQGKKEYISEVKTISRLRHRNLVQLVGWSHKRESFLLVYEYMHNGSLDHHLFRRKSHLSWPVRYKIIQGLASGLLYLHEEWEQCVVHRDIKSSNVMLDLNFNAKLGDFGLARFVDHGLGSQTTVLAGTLGYMAPECLITSRASKESDVFSFGVVALEMASGRKAVEPRAEEEEVSLVNWGWKMYGRERILEVADATLNGEYEKEEMKCLITVGLWCAHPDHNSRPSIRQAIQVLNFEAPLPSLPSQMPLPSYYPSAAMASNESLFTWTGGATGKTATPLTT; translated from the coding sequence ATGGATTACCGATCTTTATgttctcttctccttctttgtGTCTTATTTTCTTGCTTCTCTTTCACGGCCTCCATGGTAAACTTCTCCTTCCCGTCCTTCCCACCCAATGACAACAACATCACTGTTCTTCCATCAGCTACAAGAGCTGTCGTTGATGGGCACTCATCAATACGACTCACTGATAATCAGATTCGTGGGGACGTATTTAATGACACAAGCCGAGCTTACTACCGCCAACCCATCCAACTGTGGAATCCCATTACAAATATAACCACAAATTTCACTACTTACTTTGAGTTCGtaatcaattttattgattcttCTTCAAGCAACTTGAGCTCCGGTGGGATTGCGTTCTTTCTGACTTCAGAAGATTCTTTGGATATTCCTGAAAATTCTTTTGGAGGTTGGATGGGCCTCTTCAACGAGACAACTGACGGAAATCCATCCAATCATATGGTAGCTGTGGAGTTCGATACATACCAAGATCCATGGGATCCTAGTAACAACCATGTCGGTATTAACGTGAACTCCATCGTCTCCAGGACTAACCTTACCTGGAGCAATACTATGGTCTCTGGGGACATTTTGGGTGCAACAGTCTCATATGATGGAACGTCCAAGAATCTCAAAGTAGTGTTGAATGATCCAGATGTTCCTATGATGGCTAACGCATCCTTAAATCTCACTTTAAATGTAAATTTGAGGGATCTTCTTCCGGAAAAAGTGATCGTGGGCTTCTCTGCATCAACCGGACAAGCAATTCCAATTCAAGTGCTCCGGAGTTGGAACTTTAGTTCGACTTTGGATCTTGACACAATTGCCATCCCAGATGGAGGGAATTCTAAGGTGTGGTTGGCAGGATTAATAATAGGAGTGGTACTTTTGGTTGCTGGGATGAGTTTTGTCTTTTGGATTTTGCGAAGGAATACAAAGAGAAAGGAGGTAGCagatgatgacgacgacgacgacgaaaAATACATTATAGACCCCATGGATGACGATCTAATAGAAGGGACAGGACCAAAACGGTTTGCCTACAAGGACTTAGCCATGGCAACTGATAACTTTTCGGAGGAGGGGAAGCTTGGTCAAGGAGGTTTTGGAGGCGTATACAAGGGTTTCTTGGCAGAACTAAACATAGAAATTGCAGTCAAGAAGATATCAAGCAGCTCTAGCCAGGGAAAAAAGGAGTATATTTCTGAGGTGAAGACCATAAGCCGTTTGAGACACCGGAATTTGGTTCAACTGGTTGGTTGGAGCCACAAGCGGGAAAGCTTCCTCCTAGTATACGAGTACATGCACAATGGAAGCCTAGATCATCATTTATTTCGCAGGAAAAGTCATCTTTCATGGCCCGTGAGATACAAGATCATTCAGGGTTTAGCCTCCGGATTGCTCTATCTCCACGAGGAATGGGAGCAATGCGTGGTTCATAGAGATATCAAATCAAGCAATGTGATGTTGGATTTGAACTTCAACGCCAAACTAGGGGACTTTGGCCTAGCGAGGTTTGTTGACCATGGACTGGGCTCTCAGACAACGGTTCTGGCGGGGACACTGGGCTACATGGCTCCGGAGTGTCTCATCACAAGCAGGGCTAGCAAGGAATCAGATGTGTTTAGCTTTGGGGTGGTGGCATTGGAGATGGCTTCTGGGAGAAAAGCAGTGGAGCCTCGGGCAGAAGAGGAAGAAGTTAGTTTAGTCAATTGGGGGTGGAAAATGTATGGAAGGGAAAGGATTCTGGAAGTAGCAGATGCAACACTAAATGGGGAGTATGAGAAGGAGGAGATGAAATGTTTGATTACTGTTGGATTATGGTGTGCTCATCCAGATCACAATTCAAGACCTTCTATAAGGCAGGCTATTCAGGTTCTTAATTTTGAAGCACCATTGCCTAGCCTTCCATCCCAAATGCCTCTGCCCTCCTATTATCCATCTGCAGCAATGGCTTCCAATGAATCCTTGTTTACTTGGACAGGCGGGGCTACTGGCAAAACTGCTACACCATTAACGACCTGA
- the LOC118348509 gene encoding uncharacterized protein LOC118348509, with protein sequence MADVEPPVAGRRTFADVFAAPQPLPEVEVVLRPPKIIEGEICFIFSAEETEATARPFRFSIVLKFLRQRPSLDSIRSFIRSRWGLSCCPVVSAMQNSRNVFIRMSKEEDFNKALSRESCEINGVCYRPFAWSPDYTEEYESPCVPVWVFLPGLPPHFYHASVLKMITAPIGKFIRRDNPTTCATRTDGARICLEVDASRDPITHFWLGCPGLPHSRRQEVVYETLPAYCCNCHQQGHNSKTCRIGKDHTKKGTGNQVWVKKGSSAESKTELEVGKNQMDENEAGGSSKNENNTDNGTGGQLVFQEKGGEQEKVQHATHNLHEVEEEEEEESSELKGANRVNNQECSGTTGHTVATDQGQDSVVVQLNDDLPEKFPAPSTQSIEEQVVEDIGKVLIEQESLQIVKSTYPLPDPQEVSTEAINPVVSEVTESGEEWENPLISLKRKSKKKKARSLAVSVNETFMVAHEEERRDEILFSHSDHESERDKIKDDMRKEYCTDSEGSNNPRKTGQKRGATRVVIRPSKFKL encoded by the coding sequence ATGGCGGACGTAGAGCCACCGGTGGCAGGTCGCCGCACCTTTGCTGATGTCTTCGCAGCACCTCAACCATTGCCTGAAGTGGAGGTTGTGCTTAGGCCACCGAAGATAATAGAAGGGGAAATATGCTTTATTTTCTCTGCAGAGGAAACAGAGGCCACTGCAAGGCCATTTCGATTTTCCATTGTTCTGAAGTTCCTCCGTCAGAGACCCTCACTTGACTCTATAAGGTCTTTCATCCGTAGTCGATGGGGTTTATCCTGCTGTCCTGTAGTCTCGGCAATGCAAAATTCTAGAAATGTGTTCATCAGGATGTCGAAAGAAGAGGATTTTAACAAAGCTCTGTCCAGAGAGTCATGTGAGATCAATGGCGTCTGCTATAGGCCTTTTGCATGGTCTCCAGATTACACAGAGGAATATGAGTCACCATGCGTGCCTGTGTGGGTTTTCTTGCCTGGACTCCCCCCGCACTTTTACCATGCTTCGGTATTAAAAATGATAACGGCGCCGATTGGAAAGTTCATTCGGAGAGACAACCCGACCACATGCGCTACAAGAACTGATGGAGCAAGGATTTGTTTAGAGGTCGATGCCTCCCGAGATCCAATTACTCACTTCTGGCTTGGATGTCCAGGACTACCTCACAGCAGGAGACAAGAAGTGGTCTATGAAACATTACCTGCTTACTGCTGCAATTGCCACCAACAGGGCCATAATTCTAAGACATGCCGCATTGGTAAAGACCATACCAAGAAAGGGACTGGGAACCAAGTCTGGGTCAAGAAAGGATCTTCAGCAGAATCCAAGACAGAACTAGAAGTTGGGAAAAATCAGATGGATGAGAATGAAGCAGGAGGGTCTTcgaaaaatgagaataatacAGACAATGGAACAGGGGGCCAACTAGTTTTTCAGGAGAAGGGAGGCGAACAAGAAAAAGTGCAGCATGCCACACACAACCTGcatgaagtagaagaagaagaagaagaagaaagtagcGAGCTTAAAGGGGCGAATAGAGTTAATAACCAGGAGTGTAGTGGAACAACAGGGCACACTGTAGCTACAGATCAAGGTCAGGACAGCGTTGTGGTCCAATTGAATGATGATCTACCAGAGAAGTTTCCTGCCCCCTCCACACAATCAATAGAAGAGCAAGTTGTTGAGGACATAGGGAAAGTTTTAATTGAGCAAGAGAGCCTGCAAATCGTTAAATCTACATATCCCCTACCAGACCCACAAGAGGTTAGCACAGAAGCCATTAATCCAGTTGTGAGCGAAGTCACTGAGTCGGGCGAAGAATGGGAGAATCCTCTGATAAGCCTAAAGAGGAAAtcgaagaagaaaaaggcaagATCCTTAGCAGTCAGTGTTAATGAGACGTTTATGGTTGCGCATGAAGAGGAAAGAAGGGATGAGATACTATTTTCCCATTCTGATcacgagagtgagagagacaaaaTCAAGGATGATATGCGCAAGGAATACTGCACAGACTCTGAGGGCTCCAACAACCCCAGAAAAACAGGCCAGAAAAGGGGCGCTACCAGAGTGGTAATTCGTCCttccaaatttaaattatga
- the LOC118348501 gene encoding uncharacterized protein LOC118348501, which produces MGTARIPWVLCGDFNIIKDESERRGGRPRPFVAMEEFNQCIQTCGLLEMCSKGPNMTWCNGQGGQARSWARLDRCFIDTNFLNSFPNVSYQVLARSTSDHSPLVIQMGENLFRYGPSPFRFQYMWTDHLDFYSFVDGVWKREGLGHGLINLSSKLKRVKVALKEWNKSVFGRTNIIIKGLEARIDYLESRLQVSFNAEDDSDLLASKLELSTWLGREDTRLAHMAKKNWLKDGDQNSKFFHAFLKAKLHKRVQEMSMSDGRVLQSPLDIHTAAVDHFQEFLGQSSSRVLPNLSDLISPIITNEDNLTIGRDPSIEEVKDALFSIPIDSSPGPDGFGSGFFRVCWDLVKDDLLSAIVEFFHSHMLPKNFTASYIVLIPKVDKPSGFDKFRPISLCSVVYKICSKIIVARMTSLLPRMISKEQGAFIPGRSIFENISLTQEMVHSIHRKSIGGNVLVKLDMSKAYDRVDWNFLLHVLFSFGFSPNVCDLINSCISSPWYSVMMNGTPMGFFKGKRGLRQGKIGQFVQARGTPIISHLMYADDIVIFANGGKRSMRALMEVLNKYEEWTGQVLSKEKSAIFFSKKISVSRKHALLCSTGFTEGSFPFKYLGVPIVDGRLKACDFGDLLGKVNKKIAGWKMKILSAGGRTILLRHVLSSMATHLLAVLDVPKVVIRSLNKLISSFFWVESGGKSRRKWISWKHICTPTDEGGLGIRDFGDVQRALHMKLAWNLIKGNSLWAEFFRGKYVKGNHLSLLEPTKGTRFWKSIARSIPEVMNSSKWIVKEGNISFWYDNWDNEGPLYAQFPVTEQPLIKINECRIENEWDISLLNRLVGHQKANDLYEFFARQKEGEDVLVWLKDNEGNFTTKSAWDCIRVRAPPLPWAQWIWHTNLPKKISIMMWKATNNCLSVDKNISMVGVSMASKCNCCQKGHTEDLNHVLCTGDFARHIWRLAATHLGVHMAPFYTWKDQTNFWFRRAGKSSQVRTIFGLLPSIISWKLWERRCKARYEDKAHSKESVWHAIKIWLQRIMDQIMKVSSLSAQDMNILHRLEIPVLFPKPKRVRVVKWHRPPRGWVKLNTDGSSFGNPGTSGAGGVIRDEDGRLLLAYSVPLGLGTNNFAELSSLLEGVRRCHALGFYRVQIETDSQLVVNWIVKNKCPIWYLEDFWEDLQGHLNSLEYTPVKGSSPHGQIGYALPEDIMSLLPGFPLWLSRK; this is translated from the exons ATGGGGACTGCCAGAATTCCTTGGGTTCTCTGTGGGGACTTTAATATCATTAAGGACGAATCAGAAAGAAGAGGTGGGCGTCCTCGTCCTTTTGTAGCCATGGAAGAATTCAACCAGTGCATTCAAACCTGTGGTCTTTTAGAGATGTGCTCCAAAGGCCCGAATATGACCTGGTGCAATGGTCAAGGGGGTCAAGCGCGCAGTTGGGCCAGGTTAGACAGATGTTTTATTGatactaattttcttaattcttttcCTAATGTGTCTTACCAGGTTTTGGCGCGCTCTACTTCGGATCACTCCCCGTTGGTTATTCAAATGGGGGAGAACTTATTCAGGTATGGTCCTAGTCCTTTCCGCtttcaatatatgtggactGATCATTTGGATTTCTATAGTTTTGTGGATGGAGTGTGGAAACGTGAGGGCCTAGGGCACGGTTTAATCAACCTTTCCTCTAAATTAAAAAGGGTTAAGGTGGCTTTAAAAGAGTGGAATAAGAGTGTTTTTGGTAGGACTAACATCATAATCAAGGGTCTAGAGGCTCGTATTGATTATCTGGAAAGCCGTCTTCAAGTCTCTTTTAATGCCGAGGACGACTCTGACCTATTAGCATCCAAGTTGGAACTTTCAACTTGGTTGGGTAGAGAGGACACTAGGCTTGCTCATATGGCAAAGAAAAACTGGTTGAAAGATGGGGACCAGaactctaaattctttcatgctttCTTAAAGGCCAAACTGCATAAAAGAGTTCAGGAGATGAGTATGTCAGATGGTAGGGTCTTACAGTCCCCTCTTGACATTCATACAGCTGCTGTTGATCATTTTCAGGAATTTCTGGGTCAGAGTAGTTCTCGTGTTCTTCCGAATTTGAGTGACTTGATCTCTCCCATTATTACTAATGAGGATAACTTGACTATTGGTAGAGATCCTTCCATAGAGGAAGTAAAGGATGCTCTATTCTCTATTCCCATTGATAGTAGCCCagggccagatggttttggatcaGGTTTTTTCAGAGTTTGTTGGGACTTGGTTAAAGATGATCTCCTTTCAgccattgttgaattttttcatAGCCATATGCTCCCAAAAAATTTCACTGCATCTTATATTGTGCTAATTCCGAAGGTGGATAAGCCCTCtggctttgataaatttcggcCCATTAGCCTTTGCTCCGTGGTCtacaaaatttgttcaaaaatcatTGTGGCTCGTATGACTAGTTTGCTCCCTAGAATGATATCGAAGGAGCAAGGGGCTTTTATTCCAGGCCGCAGTATCTTTGAGAATATCAGCTTAACTCAGGAAATGGTCCACTCTATTCATAGGAAATCCATTGGGGGCAATGTTCTGGTTAAGCTTGACatgtctaaggcttatgatcgagtagactggaattttttattacatgttcTGTTTAGCTTTGGGTTCTCTCCTAATGTTTGTGACCTGATTAACTCTTGTATATCCTCACCGTGGTactctgtcatgatgaatgggacCCCCATGGGTTTCTTTAAGGGAAAGCGAGGCCTAAGGCAAG GTAAAATTGGTCAATTTGTTCAAGCTAGAGGGACCCCGATTATCTCTCACCTTATGTATGCAGATGATATAGTTATCTTTGCAAATGGTGGAAAAAGAAGTATGAGAGCTTTGATGGAAGTTTTGAACAAATATGAGGAGTGGACTGGTCAAGTGCTCAGTAAAGAGAAGAgtgctatttttttctctaagaaaATTTCTGTCTCTAGGAAACATGCTCTTCTCTGCTCTACTGGGTTTACCGagggttcttttccttttaagtaccTGGGGGTGCCTATTGTGGATGGTAGGCTAAAGGCTTGCGATTTTGGCGACTTACTGGGCAAAGTGAACAAGAAGATTGCAGGATGGAAGATGAAGATTCTCTCTGCTGGTGGTAGAACTATTCTGCTGCGTCATGTTTTATCTAGCATGGCCACCCACCTGCTGGCGGTTTTAGATGTCCCTAAAGTGGTGATACGTAGCCTGAATAAACTCATAAGCTCTTTCTTTTGGGTTGAATCGGGAGGCAAGAGTAGGAGGAAATGGATTTCTTGGAAACACATATGTACGCCTACGGAcgaaggtggtttgggtattagggACTTTGGGGATGTTCAGAGAGCCTTACACATGAAACTTGCCTGGAATCTTATTAAGGGCAACTCTCTTTGGGCGGAATTTTTTAGAGGTAAATATGTTAAAGGAAATCACTTATCCCTCCTTGAGCCTACTAAAGGGACCCGCTTTTGGAAATCTATTGCCCGTAGTATTCCGGAGGTGATGAATAGCTCCAAATGGATTGTGAAGGAAGGTAATATCTCCTTTTGGTATGACAATTGGGACAACGAAGGCCCTCTCTATGCTCAATTTCCTGTGACTGAACAACCTTTGATTAAGATAAATGAGTGCCGTATTGAGAATGAGTGGGATATTTCTCTTCTGAACAGATTAGTGGGCCATCAGAAAGCCAATGATCTGTATGAGTTTTTTGCTAGACAGAAGGAGGGTGAAGATGTGCTTGTTTGGTTGAAGGATAATGAAGGCAATTTTACTACTAAGAGTGCCTGGGACTGTATAAGGGTTCGGGCGCCCCCTTTACCCTGGGCTCAGTGGATATGGCATACTAATCTTCCCAAGAAGATTTCTATCATGATGTGGAAGGCTACTAATAACTGCCTCAGTGTTGACAAGAATATTAGTATGGTGGGTGTTTCAATGGcctctaaatgtaattgctgtCAAAAGGGTCATACTGAGGACCTGAACCATGTGCTCTGCACGGGAGATTTCGCTAGACACATTTGGCGTCTAGCGGCCACTCATCTAGGGGTTCATATGGCCCCTTTCTACACTTGGAAGGATCAAACTAATTTTTGGTTTCGTCGTGCGGGTAAGTCTTCACAGGTTAGAACCATATTTGGCCTTCTGCCCTCCATTATTTCCTGGAAACTTTGGGAGAGGCGCTGTAAAGCCCGATATGAAGATAAGGCTCACTCAAAAGAGTCGGTTTGGCACGCTATTAAAATTTGGCTCCAGCGCATCATGGACCAGATCATGAAAGTGAGTTCTCTTTCCGCCCAGGACATGAATATTTTGCATAGACTGGAAATTCCAGTCTTGTTCCCTAAGCCCAAGAGGGTCCGGGTGGTAAAATGGCACCGGCCCCCTCGGGGCTGGGTAAAACTCAATACCGATGGAAGTAGTTTCGGGAACCCTGGAACCTCTGGTGCTGGGGGTGTTATTCGGGATGAGGATGGTAGATTACTTCTGGCTTACTCTGTTCCATTGGGTTTAGGTACCAATAATTTTGCAGAACTCAGCAGCTTATTGGAAGGTGTTCGCAGATGTCACGCGCTTGGATTTTATCGTGTTCAAATAGAGACTGACTCCCAACTGGTGGTCAATTGGATTGTTAAGAATAAGTGccccatttggtatttagaagactttTGGGAAGATTTACAAGGACATCTTAATAGCCTGGAGTATACA CCTGTTAAGGGGTCTTCTCCGCATGGACAAATTGGGTATGCCCTACCTGAGGATATCATGAGCCTCTTGCCag GTTTCCCTCTTTGGCTTTCTCGGAAgtag
- the LOC108990234 gene encoding homeobox-leucine zipper protein ATHB-4-like: MGEIREKTGEKDDGLGLGLGLGLGLSLGLGFLGCDGNRSSVKVSPMHNPSQFVQKHKGSWNEMFQLPDRNPDARSTFLGGVDVNQLPSMADCEDENGVSSPNSTISSISGKRSERSEPNGEENEAERDSCSRESDEEDGGGDPSRKKLRLSKEQSLVLEETFKEHNTLNPKQKLGLAKQLNLSPRQVEVWFQNRRARTKLKQTEMDYEYLKRCCENLTEENRRLQKEVQELRALKLSPQFYMHMNPPTTLTMCPSCERVAPSTAAPIGRTRRLVVPNDVQRPPWPTLPYDAPASRS; the protein is encoded by the exons ATGGgagaaattagagagaaaacGGGTGAGAAAGACGATGGGTTGGGGTTAGGTTTGGGGTTGGGATTAGGTTTGAGTTTGGGTTTGGGCTTCTTAGGGTGTGATGGGAATCGGAGTTCTGTGAAAGTGAGTCCCATGCACAATCCTTCACAGTTCGTGCAGAAACACAAGGGTTCTTGGAATGAGATGTTTCAGTTACCTG ATCGAAACCCAGATGCGAGGTCGACGTTCCTGGGTGGAGTGGACGTGAACCAGTTGCCATCGATGGCGGACTGTGAGGATGAAAATGGGGTTTCTTCACCGAACAGTACGATATCGAGCATCAGCGGAAAGAGGAGCGAGAGATCAGAGCCAAACGGAGAAGAAAACGAGGCTGAGAGGGATTCGTGCTCTCGCGAGAGCGACGAGGAAGATGGCGGCGGCGACCCGTCAAGAAAGAAACTCAGGCTGTCAAAGGAGCAGTCTTTGGTTCTGGAGGAGACCTTCAAAGAGCACAATACCTTGAATCCG AAGCAAAAGCTGGGTTTGGCAAAGCAGCTGAATCTGAGCCCCAGACAAGTGGAGGTGTGGTTTCAGAACAGGAGGGCAAG GACCAAATTGAAGCAAACAGAGATGGATTACGAGTACTTGAAGAGGTGTTGTGAGAATCTAACGGAGGAGAACAGGCGGCTTCAGAAGGAGGTGCAGGAGCTTAGAGCACTGAAACTCTCCCCGCAGTTTTACATGCACATGAACCCTCCCACCACCCTCACCATGTGCCCTTCATGTGAGCGTGTGGCCCCCTCCACGGCTGCCCCGATTGGCCGGACCCGTCGCCTGGTGGTTCCCAATGACGTCCAACGGCCCCCGTGGCCAACATTACCGTATGATGCACCCGCTTCACGATCGTGA